In the genome of Triticum urartu cultivar G1812 chromosome 5, Tu2.1, whole genome shotgun sequence, one region contains:
- the LOC125511016 gene encoding ABC transporter G family member 48-like isoform X2: MTLLLGPPSSGKSTFMRALTGKLDKALKVSGSITYCGHTFEEFYPERTSAYVSQYDLHNAEMTVRETLDFSRRCLGIGARYDMLAELAVREREAGIKPDPEIDAYMKATAVQGQESNIVTDLTLKVLGLDICADMPIGDEMIRGVSGGQRKRVTTGEMLTGPARALFMDEISTGLDSSSTFQIVKYIRQLVHVMNETVMISLLQPPPETYNLFDDIILLSEGYVVYHGPRENILEFFESAGFQCPERKGVADFLQEVTSKKDQQQYWYLDQEQYRHMSVPEFAERFKSFHVGQQMLKELQIPFDKSKTHPAALTTNKYGQSSWESFKTVLSREKLLMKRNSFIYIFKVAQLVILGLIAMTVFLRTKMPYGQFSDSSKFFGALTFSLMTVLFNGFAELQFTIKMLPTFYKQRDFLFFPPWTIGVVNIITKVPVSLVESIVWVVLTYYVMGFAPAAGRFFRMLLAFFATHQMAMGLFRFLGAVLKSMVVANTLGMFVILLIFIFGGFVIPRGDIRPWWIWAYWASPMMYSQNAISVNEFLSSRWANPNNDTSIDAQTVGEAILKAKGYFTRDSGFWVSIGAIVGFTILFNILYLLALTYLSFGSSSNTVSDEENENETNTSILIDEATNRPTRSQITLPFQPLSLSFNHVNYYVDMPAEMREQGFTESRLQLLSDISGAFRPGVLTALVGVSGAGKTTLMDVLAGRKTSGSIEGSITLSGYPKRQETFARVSGYCEQTDIHSPNVTVYESILYSAWLRLSSDVDENTRKMFVEEVMTLVELDVLRNAMVGLPGVDGLSTEQRKRLTIAVELVANPSIIFMDEPTSGLDARAAAIVMRAVRNTVNTGRTVVCTIHQPSIDIFESFDELLLMKRGGRVIYAGELGQHSHKLVEYFEAIPGVEKITEGYNPATWMLEVSSPLAEARLNVNFAEIYANSDLYRKNQELIKELSIPPPGYEDLSFPTKYSQNFYNQCVANFWKQYRSYWKNPPHNAMRFLMTMIYGLVFGTVFWQKGTKIDSPQDLSNLLGATYAAVFFLGSANCITVQPVVSIERTVFYREKAAGMYSPLSYALAQTCVEMIYNIVQGIQYTVTIYVMIGYEWKVAKFFYFLFFIISCFNYFTLFGMMLVALTSSSMLANIPIAFILPLWNLFAGFLVARPLLPIWWRWYYWANPVSWTIYGVIGSQFGDNTSRLSVPGGSPTVVKQFLEDNMGIKHDFLGYVVLAHFAYVIGFFLVFGYSIKVLNFQKR; this comes from the exons ATGACCCTTCTGCTTGGACCTCCATCTTCAGGAAAGAGCACATTTATGCGAGCACTTACTGGGAAGCTCGACAAAGCCCTCAAG GTGTCTGGCAGCATCACTTACTGTGGCCATACATTTGAGGAGTTCTACCCTGAAAGGACCAGTGCGTATGTTAGTCAGTACGATCTCCACAACGCAGAGATGACCGTAAGAGAGACACTGGATTTCTCCAGGCGGTGCTTAGGCATCGGTGCCAGATATGACATGCTCGctgagctcgctgtcagggagcGCGAAGCTGGCATAAAGCCAGATCCCGAGATTGATGCTTATATGAAAGCTACTGCGGTGCAAGGGCAGGAGAGTAATATTGTTACCGATCTTACTCTCAAG GTTCTTGGGCTTGACATTTGTGCCGATATGCCCATTGGTGATGAGATGATCAGAGGAGTTTCTGGCGGGCAGAGGAAGCGTGTAACAACTG GGGAGATGTTAACAGGACCTGCAAGGGCTTTGTTCATGGATGAAATTTCCACTGGTTTGGACAGCTCTAGCACATTTCAGATTGTGAAATACATAAGACAATTGGTCCATGTGATGAATGAGACCGTGATGATCTCCCTCCTACAACCACCGCCAGAGACCTACAACCTGTTTGATGACATTATTTTGCTATCAGAAGGATACGTAGTGTACCATGGGCCACgcgaaaacatcttggaattcttTGAATCTGCTGGTTTTCAATGCCCCGAAAGGAAAGGAGTTGCTGACTTTCTTCAAGAGGTCACTTCCAAGAAAGACCAGCAACAGTACTGGTACCTTGACCAGGAGCAGTATCGTCACATGTCTGTCCCAGAGTTTGCTGAACGTTTCAAGTCATTCCATGTAGGCCAGCAGATGCTCAAGGAGCTGCAAATTCCTTTCGACAAGTCCAAAACTCATCCTGCTGCGTTGACCACCAATAAGTATGGGCAATCCAGCTGGGAGTCATTCAAGACAGTTTTGTCAAGAGAGAAGTTATTGATGAAGCGCAACTCCTTCATCTACATCTTCAAGGTTGCCCAGTTGGTCATCCTTGGGCTTATTGCCATGACTGTGTTCCTCAGAACAAAGATGCCATATGGGCAGTTTTCTGACAGCAGCAAATTCTTTGGTGCTTTGACTTTCAGTTTAATGACCGTCTTATTCAATGGGTTTGCTGAGCTACAATTTACTATTAAAATGCTTCCTACGTTCTACAAACAGAGGGATTTCTTGTTCTTTCCTCCATGGACCATTGGAGTGGTAAACATCATCACAAAAGTTCCTGTTTCGCTTGTGGAGTCCATAGTATGGGTCGTCCTCACGTACTATGTAATGGGCTTTGCACCTGCTGCAGGAAG GTTCTTTCGTATGCTTTTAGCTTTTTTCGCTACTCACCAAATGGCAATGGGTCTGTTCCGATTTCTTGGTGCTGTTTTGAAATCAATGGTTGTGGCCAACACCTTGGGGATGTTTGTGATCCTTCTTATTTTCATATTTGGAGGATTTGTCATACCTAGAG GTGACATCCGACCATGGTGGATTTGGGCTTACTGGGCATCTCCTATGATGTACAGCCAGAATGCAATATCCGTCAATGAATTCCTTTCAAGTAGGTGGGCCAAC CCAAACAATGATACATCTATCGATGCACAAACAGTAGGCGAGGCTATTCTTAAAGCCAAAGGCTATTTTACTAGAGATTCGGGATTTTGGGTTTCCATTGGAGCCATTGTAGGATTCACTATTTTATTCAACATACTGTACCTTCTGGCACTTACGTACTTGAGCT TTGGCAGCAGCTCAAACACAGTTTCAGATGAGGAGAATGAGAATGAGACAAACACTTCAATACTTATAG ATGAAGCCACAAATAGGCCAACTCGGTCACAAATCACCTTGCCTTTCCAGCCTCTTTCACTTTCTTTCAACCATGTAAACTACTACGTGGACATGCCTGCA GAAATGAGAGAGCAAGGATTCACAGAAAGTCGTCTCCAGTTGCTCTCTGATATCAGTGGTGCTTTTAGGCCTGGTGTTCTAACAGCATTAGTTGGTGTGAGTGGAGCTGGGAAAACCACTCTAATGGATGTCCTGGCAGGAAGGAAAACTAGTGGATCTATTGAAGGAAGTATCACCCTCTCTGGTTACCCTAAAAGACAAGAAACTTTTGCCCGCGTGAGTGGCTATTGTGAACAAACTGATATCCATTCACCGAATGTTACTGTGTATGAATCCATTCTGTACTCTGCCTGGCTGCGTCTTTCCTCAGACGTCGACGAAAATACGAGAAAG ATGTTTGTGGAGGAAGTCATGACTCTTGTGGAGCTTGATGTGTTGCGTAATGCTATGGTTGGTCTCCCTGGAGTGGACGGGTTATCGACTGAACAAAGAAAGAGACTGACAATTGCCGTGGAGCTGGTAGCAAATCCTTCAATCATATTCATGGATGAGCCAACTTCTGGTCTTGATGCTAGAGCCGCGGCAATTGTAATGCGGGCGGTGAGAAATACAGTGAACACTGGGCGAACTGTGGTTTGCACTATCCATCAACCCAGCATCGATATATTCGAGTCTTTTGATGag CTTCTGCTTATGAAAAGAGGAGGACGAGTTATTTATGCTGGTGAACTTGGTCAGCACTCTCACAAATTAGTTGAATATTTTGAG GCAATTCCAGGTGTTGAAAAGATCACAGAAGGATATAATCCTGCAACATGGATGCTGGAAGTTAGCTCCCCTTTAGCTGAGGCTCGCCTGAACGTAAATTTTGCTGAAATTTATGCTAATTCTGATCTTTATAG GAAAAACCAAGAACTTATAAAGGAATTAAGCATTCCCCCACCTGGCTATGAAGATCTCTCATTTCCTACGAAGTATTCTCAGAATTTCTACAATCAATGTGTTGCAAACTTCTGGAAGCAATACAGATCTTACTGGAAGAATCCACCCCACAACGCCATGCGCTTTCTTATGACGATGATCTATGGCCTTGTATTTGGCACAGTGTTTTGGCAGAAGGGGACAAAAAT AGACTCACCACAAGATTTGTCCAATCTACTTGGAGCCACTTATGCTGCTGTCTTCTTCCTTGGGTCTGCCAACTGCATCACAGTTCAGCCTGTTGTGTCAATCGAGCGAACTGTTTTCTACCGTGAAAAGGCGGCTGGGATGTACTCTCCATTATCCTATGCATTAGCTCAG ACATGCGTGGAGATGATCTACAACATCGTGCAGGGGATTCAGTACACAGTCACCATCTATGTGATGATTGGATATGAGTGGAAAGTTGCAAAGTTCTTCTATTTCCTTTTCTTTATAATTTCATGCTTCAACTACTTCACATTGTTTGGCATGATGCTGGTGGCGTTGACCTCATCTTCCATGCTCGCAAACATACCCATAGCCTTTATACTCCCTCTTTGGAACCTTTTTGCTGGGTTCCTCGTTGCGAGACCG TTATTACCAATTTGGTGGAGGTGGTACTACTGGGCGAACCCTGTGTCTTGGACCATCTATGGCGTCATCGGGTCGCAGTTTGGCGATAACACCAGTCGTCTGTCGGTCCCCGGCGGGAGCCCCACGGTGGTGAAGCAATTCTTGGAGGACAATATGGGCATCAAGCACGATTTCCTTGGGTATGTCGTGCTCGCGCATTTCGCGTATGTCATCGGCTTCTTCTTGGTGTTCGGCTACTCCATCAAGGTGTTGAACTTCCAGAAACGTTAG
- the LOC125511016 gene encoding ABC transporter G family member 48-like isoform X1, producing the protein MEPSSTAGLQLGPLSGSRRSASAASWGSRRSGSISHSLSQQAGDPFGRAASRQGHEDDEENLRWAALEKLPTYDRMRRAVILSRHAGIDGADGAGHELQGLVDINQLASGEAGRALLERVFQDDSERFLRRLRDRVDRVGIDLPAIEVRYQGLSVEVDAFVGSRALPTLWNSATNFLQGLVGRLASSNKRTINILQNVNGIIKPSRMTLLLGPPSSGKSTFMRALTGKLDKALKVSGSITYCGHTFEEFYPERTSAYVSQYDLHNAEMTVRETLDFSRRCLGIGARYDMLAELAVREREAGIKPDPEIDAYMKATAVQGQESNIVTDLTLKVLGLDICADMPIGDEMIRGVSGGQRKRVTTGEMLTGPARALFMDEISTGLDSSSTFQIVKYIRQLVHVMNETVMISLLQPPPETYNLFDDIILLSEGYVVYHGPRENILEFFESAGFQCPERKGVADFLQEVTSKKDQQQYWYLDQEQYRHMSVPEFAERFKSFHVGQQMLKELQIPFDKSKTHPAALTTNKYGQSSWESFKTVLSREKLLMKRNSFIYIFKVAQLVILGLIAMTVFLRTKMPYGQFSDSSKFFGALTFSLMTVLFNGFAELQFTIKMLPTFYKQRDFLFFPPWTIGVVNIITKVPVSLVESIVWVVLTYYVMGFAPAAGRFFRMLLAFFATHQMAMGLFRFLGAVLKSMVVANTLGMFVILLIFIFGGFVIPRGDIRPWWIWAYWASPMMYSQNAISVNEFLSSRWANPNNDTSIDAQTVGEAILKAKGYFTRDSGFWVSIGAIVGFTILFNILYLLALTYLSFGSSSNTVSDEENENETNTSILIDEATNRPTRSQITLPFQPLSLSFNHVNYYVDMPAEMREQGFTESRLQLLSDISGAFRPGVLTALVGVSGAGKTTLMDVLAGRKTSGSIEGSITLSGYPKRQETFARVSGYCEQTDIHSPNVTVYESILYSAWLRLSSDVDENTRKMFVEEVMTLVELDVLRNAMVGLPGVDGLSTEQRKRLTIAVELVANPSIIFMDEPTSGLDARAAAIVMRAVRNTVNTGRTVVCTIHQPSIDIFESFDELLLMKRGGRVIYAGELGQHSHKLVEYFEAIPGVEKITEGYNPATWMLEVSSPLAEARLNVNFAEIYANSDLYRKNQELIKELSIPPPGYEDLSFPTKYSQNFYNQCVANFWKQYRSYWKNPPHNAMRFLMTMIYGLVFGTVFWQKGTKIDSPQDLSNLLGATYAAVFFLGSANCITVQPVVSIERTVFYREKAAGMYSPLSYALAQTCVEMIYNIVQGIQYTVTIYVMIGYEWKVAKFFYFLFFIISCFNYFTLFGMMLVALTSSSMLANIPIAFILPLWNLFAGFLVARPLLPIWWRWYYWANPVSWTIYGVIGSQFGDNTSRLSVPGGSPTVVKQFLEDNMGIKHDFLGYVVLAHFAYVIGFFLVFGYSIKVLNFQKR; encoded by the exons ATGGAGCCGTCCTCGACGGCAGGGCTGCAGCTGGGGCCGCTGTCGGGCAGCCGCCGCAGCGCCAGCGCGGCCTCCTGGGGCTCCCGCCGCTCCGGGTCCATCTCCCACTCCTTGAGCCAGCAGGCGGGCGACCCCTTCGGCCGCGCCGCGTCGCGGCAGGGCCACGAGGACGATGAGGAGAACCTGCGCTGGGCCGCGCTCGAGAAGCTGCCCACCTACGACCGCATGCGCCGCGCCGTCATCCTGTCCAGACACGCCGGCATCGACGGAGCCGACGGCGCTGGTCACGAGCTGCAGGGACTGGTGGACATCAACCAGCTGGCCAGCGGCGAGGCCGGCAGGGCGCTGCTGGAGAGGGTGTTCCAGGACGACAGCGAGCGCTTCTTGAGGCGGCTCAGGGACCGGGTGGACCGGGTGGGCATCGACCTGCCGGCGATCGAGGTCAGGTACCAGGGCCTCTCCGTCGAGGTCGACGCCTTCGTCGGCAGCCGCGCCCTCCCCACGCTCTGGAACTCAGCCACAAACTTCCTGCAG GGTCTCGTCGGCCGACTTGCTTCCTCGAACAAGAGGACCATCAACATACTCCAGAACGTCAATGGCATCATCAAACCATCAAG GATGACCCTTCTGCTTGGACCTCCATCTTCAGGAAAGAGCACATTTATGCGAGCACTTACTGGGAAGCTCGACAAAGCCCTCAAG GTGTCTGGCAGCATCACTTACTGTGGCCATACATTTGAGGAGTTCTACCCTGAAAGGACCAGTGCGTATGTTAGTCAGTACGATCTCCACAACGCAGAGATGACCGTAAGAGAGACACTGGATTTCTCCAGGCGGTGCTTAGGCATCGGTGCCAGATATGACATGCTCGctgagctcgctgtcagggagcGCGAAGCTGGCATAAAGCCAGATCCCGAGATTGATGCTTATATGAAAGCTACTGCGGTGCAAGGGCAGGAGAGTAATATTGTTACCGATCTTACTCTCAAG GTTCTTGGGCTTGACATTTGTGCCGATATGCCCATTGGTGATGAGATGATCAGAGGAGTTTCTGGCGGGCAGAGGAAGCGTGTAACAACTG GGGAGATGTTAACAGGACCTGCAAGGGCTTTGTTCATGGATGAAATTTCCACTGGTTTGGACAGCTCTAGCACATTTCAGATTGTGAAATACATAAGACAATTGGTCCATGTGATGAATGAGACCGTGATGATCTCCCTCCTACAACCACCGCCAGAGACCTACAACCTGTTTGATGACATTATTTTGCTATCAGAAGGATACGTAGTGTACCATGGGCCACgcgaaaacatcttggaattcttTGAATCTGCTGGTTTTCAATGCCCCGAAAGGAAAGGAGTTGCTGACTTTCTTCAAGAGGTCACTTCCAAGAAAGACCAGCAACAGTACTGGTACCTTGACCAGGAGCAGTATCGTCACATGTCTGTCCCAGAGTTTGCTGAACGTTTCAAGTCATTCCATGTAGGCCAGCAGATGCTCAAGGAGCTGCAAATTCCTTTCGACAAGTCCAAAACTCATCCTGCTGCGTTGACCACCAATAAGTATGGGCAATCCAGCTGGGAGTCATTCAAGACAGTTTTGTCAAGAGAGAAGTTATTGATGAAGCGCAACTCCTTCATCTACATCTTCAAGGTTGCCCAGTTGGTCATCCTTGGGCTTATTGCCATGACTGTGTTCCTCAGAACAAAGATGCCATATGGGCAGTTTTCTGACAGCAGCAAATTCTTTGGTGCTTTGACTTTCAGTTTAATGACCGTCTTATTCAATGGGTTTGCTGAGCTACAATTTACTATTAAAATGCTTCCTACGTTCTACAAACAGAGGGATTTCTTGTTCTTTCCTCCATGGACCATTGGAGTGGTAAACATCATCACAAAAGTTCCTGTTTCGCTTGTGGAGTCCATAGTATGGGTCGTCCTCACGTACTATGTAATGGGCTTTGCACCTGCTGCAGGAAG GTTCTTTCGTATGCTTTTAGCTTTTTTCGCTACTCACCAAATGGCAATGGGTCTGTTCCGATTTCTTGGTGCTGTTTTGAAATCAATGGTTGTGGCCAACACCTTGGGGATGTTTGTGATCCTTCTTATTTTCATATTTGGAGGATTTGTCATACCTAGAG GTGACATCCGACCATGGTGGATTTGGGCTTACTGGGCATCTCCTATGATGTACAGCCAGAATGCAATATCCGTCAATGAATTCCTTTCAAGTAGGTGGGCCAAC CCAAACAATGATACATCTATCGATGCACAAACAGTAGGCGAGGCTATTCTTAAAGCCAAAGGCTATTTTACTAGAGATTCGGGATTTTGGGTTTCCATTGGAGCCATTGTAGGATTCACTATTTTATTCAACATACTGTACCTTCTGGCACTTACGTACTTGAGCT TTGGCAGCAGCTCAAACACAGTTTCAGATGAGGAGAATGAGAATGAGACAAACACTTCAATACTTATAG ATGAAGCCACAAATAGGCCAACTCGGTCACAAATCACCTTGCCTTTCCAGCCTCTTTCACTTTCTTTCAACCATGTAAACTACTACGTGGACATGCCTGCA GAAATGAGAGAGCAAGGATTCACAGAAAGTCGTCTCCAGTTGCTCTCTGATATCAGTGGTGCTTTTAGGCCTGGTGTTCTAACAGCATTAGTTGGTGTGAGTGGAGCTGGGAAAACCACTCTAATGGATGTCCTGGCAGGAAGGAAAACTAGTGGATCTATTGAAGGAAGTATCACCCTCTCTGGTTACCCTAAAAGACAAGAAACTTTTGCCCGCGTGAGTGGCTATTGTGAACAAACTGATATCCATTCACCGAATGTTACTGTGTATGAATCCATTCTGTACTCTGCCTGGCTGCGTCTTTCCTCAGACGTCGACGAAAATACGAGAAAG ATGTTTGTGGAGGAAGTCATGACTCTTGTGGAGCTTGATGTGTTGCGTAATGCTATGGTTGGTCTCCCTGGAGTGGACGGGTTATCGACTGAACAAAGAAAGAGACTGACAATTGCCGTGGAGCTGGTAGCAAATCCTTCAATCATATTCATGGATGAGCCAACTTCTGGTCTTGATGCTAGAGCCGCGGCAATTGTAATGCGGGCGGTGAGAAATACAGTGAACACTGGGCGAACTGTGGTTTGCACTATCCATCAACCCAGCATCGATATATTCGAGTCTTTTGATGag CTTCTGCTTATGAAAAGAGGAGGACGAGTTATTTATGCTGGTGAACTTGGTCAGCACTCTCACAAATTAGTTGAATATTTTGAG GCAATTCCAGGTGTTGAAAAGATCACAGAAGGATATAATCCTGCAACATGGATGCTGGAAGTTAGCTCCCCTTTAGCTGAGGCTCGCCTGAACGTAAATTTTGCTGAAATTTATGCTAATTCTGATCTTTATAG GAAAAACCAAGAACTTATAAAGGAATTAAGCATTCCCCCACCTGGCTATGAAGATCTCTCATTTCCTACGAAGTATTCTCAGAATTTCTACAATCAATGTGTTGCAAACTTCTGGAAGCAATACAGATCTTACTGGAAGAATCCACCCCACAACGCCATGCGCTTTCTTATGACGATGATCTATGGCCTTGTATTTGGCACAGTGTTTTGGCAGAAGGGGACAAAAAT AGACTCACCACAAGATTTGTCCAATCTACTTGGAGCCACTTATGCTGCTGTCTTCTTCCTTGGGTCTGCCAACTGCATCACAGTTCAGCCTGTTGTGTCAATCGAGCGAACTGTTTTCTACCGTGAAAAGGCGGCTGGGATGTACTCTCCATTATCCTATGCATTAGCTCAG ACATGCGTGGAGATGATCTACAACATCGTGCAGGGGATTCAGTACACAGTCACCATCTATGTGATGATTGGATATGAGTGGAAAGTTGCAAAGTTCTTCTATTTCCTTTTCTTTATAATTTCATGCTTCAACTACTTCACATTGTTTGGCATGATGCTGGTGGCGTTGACCTCATCTTCCATGCTCGCAAACATACCCATAGCCTTTATACTCCCTCTTTGGAACCTTTTTGCTGGGTTCCTCGTTGCGAGACCG TTATTACCAATTTGGTGGAGGTGGTACTACTGGGCGAACCCTGTGTCTTGGACCATCTATGGCGTCATCGGGTCGCAGTTTGGCGATAACACCAGTCGTCTGTCGGTCCCCGGCGGGAGCCCCACGGTGGTGAAGCAATTCTTGGAGGACAATATGGGCATCAAGCACGATTTCCTTGGGTATGTCGTGCTCGCGCATTTCGCGTATGTCATCGGCTTCTTCTTGGTGTTCGGCTACTCCATCAAGGTGTTGAACTTCCAGAAACGTTAG
- the LOC125511018 gene encoding succinate dehydrogenase assembly factor 2, mitochondrial-like → MAATLLRRALQLRRALPSPASLRTLLPAASSRLLSVTASTQQNTAGTAIDLSNDESRRRLVNSLMYRSKQRGFLELDLVLGTWVEQHVRSMDEANIRSLLQILDLENPDLWKWLTGQEQPPETVNSNPVFAAIKSKVTDNLSKHSSPETRSAPGQPWVRGWDDKDKRGLDGPKYGNQ, encoded by the exons ATGGCGGCCACGCTCCTCCGCCGGGCGCTCCAGCTCCGCCGCGCCCTCCCCTCTCCAGCTTCCTTGCGcaccctcctccccgcggcctcCAGCCGCCTCCTCTCCGTCACCGCCTCCACCCAGCAGAACACCGCCGGCACCGCCATCGACCTCTCCAACGAcgagagccgccgccgcctagtcAACAG TCTGATGTACAGGAGCAAGCAGAGGGGCTTCCTGGAGCTGGACCTGGTGCTCGGGACCTGGGTGGAGCAGCACGTCCGCTCCATGGACGAGGCCAACATCCGCTCCCTGCTCCAGATCCTCGACCTC GAGAACCCAGACTTGTGGAAATGGCTTACTGGTCAAGAGCAACCGCCAGAGACTGTAAACTCTAATCCT GTATTTGCTGCCATTAAGTCGAAGGTGACGGATAACCTGAGCAAGCACTCTTCCCCAGAGACCCGGTCAGCGCCTGGCCAGCCTTGGGTGAGAGGGTGGGATGACAAGGACAAGAGGGGTCTGGATGGACCCAAGTACGGAAACCAGTGA